A DNA window from Porphyromonadaceae bacterium W3.11 contains the following coding sequences:
- a CDS encoding (Fe-S)-binding protein — MKIGLFIPCYINAVYPNVGIACYELLKSFGYDVEYPLDQTCCGQPMANGGYEQDSRKLAERFEDLFSDYEYVVGPSASCVAFVRENYSRLLNHECKTEKSLYDITEFLYDIVKPESFPTPFPHKVSVHNSCHGVRELGLSAASELTVPYFNKIRSLLERVPEITVFEPTRIDECCGFGGLYSVEEPEISACMGRDKIGDHMHTGAEFITGADSSCLMHMQGVIDREKLPIQTIHFLEILTGQKI, encoded by the coding sequence ATGAAGATAGGACTCTTTATCCCATGCTACATCAATGCAGTCTATCCAAATGTAGGAATAGCGTGTTACGAACTACTTAAGAGCTTTGGGTACGACGTTGAATATCCATTAGATCAAACATGTTGCGGTCAACCAATGGCAAATGGTGGATACGAACAGGACTCAAGAAAGCTTGCCGAACGATTCGAAGATCTTTTTAGTGACTACGAATATGTGGTTGGGCCATCAGCCAGTTGTGTGGCTTTTGTTAGAGAAAACTATAGTCGTCTCTTAAACCATGAGTGCAAAACTGAGAAATCCCTCTATGACATCACTGAATTTCTCTACGACATCGTTAAGCCCGAAAGCTTTCCTACACCATTCCCTCACAAGGTAAGTGTACACAATAGTTGCCACGGCGTCCGAGAGCTAGGATTATCAGCGGCTAGCGAACTAACCGTCCCTTATTTCAATAAAATCAGATCTCTTCTAGAGAGAGTCCCAGAAATAACTGTGTTTGAGCCTACTCGCATCGATGAGTGCTGTGGCTTCGGCGGACTTTATTCAGTTGAAGAGCCTGAGATTTCCGCATGTATGGGACGTGACAAGATAGGTGACCACATGCATACAGGAGCAGAGTTTATTACGGGTGCTGACTCTTCATGCCTCATGCATATGCAGGGGGTTATTGATAGAGAGAAACTTCCTATCCAAACAATTCATTTCCTAGAAATTCTAACAGGTCAGAAGATATGA
- a CDS encoding pseudouridine synthase has protein sequence MNRDKKKTISQDNPTPVQESYRAQVSMPVLELLMEKSSRNRTAAKKLLSSGRVSLNGKSVTNALMTAEVGASITVHRGAPPLPFSHRFLEIIWENDDYIVVYKKRGMPTVNTAHKDREETALWVLSRHYKITNPDAKIFMINRLDRSTAGFIVFAKSVEAKELMTKSWSKNVTKQLFVACIEGEVEEKNFLLTTSSSQDFSGKGKVTVAKIKVDKSSSRGMMHIVQADMVGARIFSLRKVFGDNNFSIFGDVRSKSSFMTDKDIALEQISLEFSLPKSGQQMSFERAYPTHYFQLLKEDK, from the coding sequence ATGAATAGAGATAAAAAAAAGACCATTTCACAAGATAATCCCACTCCAGTGCAAGAGAGCTATCGGGCTCAGGTGAGTATGCCTGTGCTAGAGCTATTGATGGAGAAGTCATCACGTAATAGGACTGCAGCGAAGAAGTTGCTATCCTCTGGTCGTGTATCTCTGAATGGAAAGTCCGTCACAAATGCTCTGATGACAGCTGAGGTAGGGGCATCAATTACTGTTCACCGTGGGGCTCCACCATTACCCTTCAGTCACAGATTCCTCGAGATTATTTGGGAAAATGATGATTATATCGTGGTATATAAAAAAAGAGGGATGCCAACAGTCAATACAGCCCATAAGGACCGAGAGGAGACGGCATTATGGGTGCTTAGCCGTCACTATAAGATAACTAACCCGGATGCGAAGATCTTTATGATTAATCGTTTGGATCGTAGTACAGCCGGATTTATTGTTTTTGCAAAAAGTGTGGAAGCTAAGGAGTTGATGACTAAGTCCTGGAGTAAAAATGTCACGAAACAATTATTTGTTGCTTGTATTGAGGGAGAAGTAGAGGAGAAAAACTTTTTATTAACCACGTCGTCTAGTCAAGACTTTTCTGGGAAAGGGAAGGTGACTGTAGCTAAAATAAAAGTTGATAAAAGTAGTAGTAGGGGGATGATGCATATTGTCCAAGCTGATATGGTGGGAGCTAGGATTTTTTCACTTAGAAAGGTCTTTGGTGATAATAATTTTAGTATCTTTGGCGATGTTCGATCAAAGAGTAGCTTTATGACGGATAAGGATATTGCTTTGGAGCAAATTTCTCTAGAGTTTTCACTACCTAAAAGTGGACAGCAGATGAGCTTTGAAAGGGCATATCCAACACATTACTTTCAGTTGCTTAAGGAGGATAAATAA
- a CDS encoding lactate utilization protein B, with amino-acid sequence MSRTSHSRAAKAFQEDRNNAVWHDETLWMVRQKRDKLSHNIPEWEDLRHTARDIKLYSTSHLPELIEEFEKNAKANGCYVHFAKDAKEYREIIENILKEHGAKKLVKSKSMLSEECELNEHLINHGIDVIETDLGERILQLMDAKPSHIVLPAIHIKRERVGKLFEEKLGTEENNYDPTYLTHQARKALRQDFLNADAGMTGANFAIAETGEVVVCTNEGNADMGMSCQNINITAFGIDKLVPSRESVGVFTRLLARSATGQPITTYTSHFGRPHEGGEQHFILVDNGRSEILGMEQHRKTLNCIRCGACMNTCPVYRRSGGYSYSYFIPGPIGINLGMLKDPRKFSGNVSGCTLCFSCSYVCPVMVDLGEQIYVWRQKLHDLGVANQEKKTMSDGMKFIMEKPKLFNSALKMAPMANHAPRFLLYNGLNKWGQDRELPRFANESFNSWWKRTHKNNK; translated from the coding sequence ATGAGCAGAACATCACATAGTAGGGCAGCAAAAGCCTTTCAAGAAGATAGAAACAACGCTGTTTGGCACGATGAGACACTCTGGATGGTTAGACAAAAACGTGACAAGCTTAGTCACAATATCCCAGAATGGGAAGACCTTCGCCATACAGCAAGAGATATAAAGTTATATAGCACATCACACTTGCCAGAGTTGATTGAGGAGTTCGAGAAGAACGCCAAAGCAAATGGCTGCTATGTGCACTTCGCTAAGGATGCAAAAGAGTATCGTGAGATTATCGAAAACATCCTAAAGGAGCATGGAGCTAAGAAGTTGGTTAAGAGTAAGTCAATGCTTAGTGAAGAATGTGAGCTCAATGAGCACTTGATTAATCATGGTATTGATGTAATCGAGACAGACTTAGGGGAGCGTATCCTCCAACTGATGGATGCTAAGCCTAGCCATATTGTATTACCTGCGATCCACATCAAGCGAGAAAGAGTTGGGAAACTCTTTGAGGAGAAGTTGGGTACAGAGGAGAATAATTATGATCCTACATACCTAACTCATCAAGCTAGGAAGGCTCTTCGTCAGGACTTCTTGAATGCAGATGCTGGCATGACTGGTGCTAACTTTGCGATTGCAGAGACTGGGGAAGTTGTAGTCTGCACTAATGAGGGTAATGCCGATATGGGTATGAGCTGCCAGAATATTAATATCACCGCTTTTGGTATCGATAAGTTAGTACCAAGCCGTGAAAGTGTAGGCGTCTTTACACGTCTGCTAGCTCGTAGTGCTACTGGACAACCTATCACGACCTATACATCTCACTTTGGCAGACCTCACGAAGGTGGGGAACAACACTTTATCTTGGTTGATAATGGTAGGAGTGAGATATTAGGTATGGAACAACACCGCAAGACTCTAAACTGTATTCGTTGTGGTGCTTGTATGAACACCTGCCCTGTATATCGTCGTAGTGGTGGATACTCATATTCATACTTCATCCCTGGTCCTATTGGAATTAATCTTGGGATGCTTAAGGATCCACGCAAGTTCTCAGGCAACGTTTCTGGATGTACACTTTGTTTCTCATGCTCTTACGTATGCCCAGTGATGGTGGATCTTGGGGAGCAAATCTACGTTTGGCGTCAAAAGCTCCACGATCTCGGTGTAGCTAATCAAGAGAAGAAGACAATGAGCGACGGTATGAAATTCATCATGGAGAAGCCTAAGCTATTTAATAGTGCTCTAAAAATGGCACCAATGGCTAACCACGCCCCTAGATTCCTTCTATACAATGGGTTGAATAAGTGGGGGCAGGATCGAGAGCTACCTCGATTTGCCAATGAGTCATTTAATTCATGGTGGAAACGCACTCACAAAAATAATAAATAA
- a CDS encoding ABC transporter ATP-binding protein: MIDAKHVSYSYSWRKDLFTDLTFQVGVGRITGLLGLNGEGKTTLLKLLAGQLLYKRGQIEVLGDDPKRRKVSFLSSVFYLPEVIRLPKRVSVRTFYDTMKVFYPTFSQEIADEALREFEIDYGMPMSTGSQGQQKKMMLAFALALRVPVLLLDEPTNGLDIPAKSVFRKLIAKHITEEQTVIISTHQVRDLEQIIDYVMVLQDNQILLNESLGDLTDRFVIRSLGEGGMPLYEEASPSGRIGLFARNEGDDYNFSTEIFFNGLLKNQEAVLRTLKSVEARTTI, translated from the coding sequence ATGATTGATGCAAAGCATGTGAGTTATAGTTACTCATGGAGGAAAGATTTATTTACTGATCTTACTTTTCAAGTAGGTGTTGGGCGAATAACAGGCTTATTAGGTCTGAACGGCGAGGGGAAGACAACGCTCCTAAAGCTTCTTGCAGGGCAGCTGCTGTACAAAAGGGGGCAAATAGAGGTGCTTGGAGATGACCCTAAGAGGAGAAAGGTGAGCTTTCTGAGCTCAGTTTTTTATCTACCAGAGGTGATAAGGTTACCAAAGAGGGTATCGGTTAGGACATTTTACGACACGATGAAGGTTTTCTACCCTACGTTTTCTCAAGAGATAGCAGATGAGGCCTTACGTGAATTTGAGATTGACTATGGTATGCCGATGAGTACTGGATCACAGGGGCAGCAGAAAAAGATGATGTTGGCTTTTGCTCTTGCATTACGAGTGCCAGTTCTGTTACTTGATGAGCCAACCAACGGGTTGGATATTCCTGCAAAAAGCGTTTTTAGAAAGTTGATTGCTAAGCACATCACAGAGGAACAGACGGTCATTATCAGTACTCACCAAGTGCGTGATTTGGAGCAGATTATCGACTATGTAATGGTGCTTCAGGATAATCAAATCTTATTGAATGAGAGCTTGGGAGATCTTACAGATCGGTTTGTGATACGTTCCCTCGGTGAGGGCGGTATGCCGCTATATGAGGAGGCTTCGCCAAGTGGTAGAATAGGGCTATTTGCAAGAAATGAAGGAGATGACTACAACTTCTCTACTGAGATTTTCTTCAATGGATTACTGAAAAATCAAGAGGCAGTACTTCGCACCCTTAAAAGTGTAGAAGCTAGGACTACAATATGA
- a CDS encoding cytochrome c biogenesis protein CcdA, giving the protein MKRSERLSLMALLLLLIPMSVINAQMITDAISWKTTHSNTEDGIITVNFTANLKPGWHVYGTDIPAGGPTATSIELDGSKHVELIGDLEASNKPEEVYDPNFDMTLRWHSNSVTFTQKAQVTNSDSFVFSGDVIFMICDNTTCLPPDRYEFKITPTDLAVSLNAISMTTESGEDSASASVDSEGSSDVVAPVELFNGDIWKPVVAELKAYGDETLSATDKSHLITFILGVLGGFIALLTPCVWPMIPMTVSFFLKRSKSRKDAIRDALTYSVGIVVIYVTLGLLITGIFGASALNDLATSAVFNIIFFLLLVVFAISFFGAFEIVLPQSWTNKMDSKAESTGGLLSIFFMAFTLVLVSFSCTGPIIGTLLVEAGTSGSQLGPAIGMLGFALALALPFGLFAMFPNVLQNLPKSGGWLNSVKVVLGFLELALSLKFLSVADLAYGWGILDREVFVSLWIIIFILLGMYLLGKIRMPLDSPLQTVGVTRLFLSIISFAFAIYMIPGLWGAPLKSISAFAPPLYTQDFNLYDAEVHPKFHDYESGMMAARNEGKPVLVDFSGYGCVNCREMEASVWTDPKVKDIIDNKFILITVIVDDKTKLSETLVVTENGKSRKLKTIGDKWSYFQRTKFGSNAQPFYVMLDPNGLPLGPSYGHNLKVQDYLDWLNGGLNQFDKNK; this is encoded by the coding sequence ATGAAAAGGAGTGAGAGACTAAGCCTAATGGCTCTTTTGTTGTTGTTAATTCCAATGTCAGTAATCAATGCTCAAATGATTACCGACGCTATCTCTTGGAAAACTACCCATTCTAATACAGAAGATGGAATTATAACAGTCAATTTTACCGCTAATCTAAAACCTGGATGGCACGTATATGGCACTGATATCCCAGCTGGTGGTCCAACCGCAACATCCATAGAGCTAGATGGAAGCAAGCATGTAGAGTTAATTGGGGACCTAGAAGCATCTAATAAGCCAGAGGAGGTATATGACCCCAATTTTGATATGACACTAAGGTGGCATAGTAATTCGGTTACCTTTACTCAAAAAGCTCAAGTAACAAATTCAGATAGCTTTGTCTTTTCTGGGGATGTTATCTTCATGATATGTGACAATACTACATGCTTACCACCTGATCGCTACGAATTTAAGATCACTCCTACTGACCTAGCAGTCTCCTTAAATGCTATATCTATGACTACTGAAAGTGGTGAAGATAGTGCTTCAGCAAGTGTAGATTCGGAGGGCTCTTCTGATGTGGTTGCTCCTGTAGAGTTATTTAATGGTGATATATGGAAGCCTGTGGTGGCTGAGCTAAAGGCTTATGGTGATGAAACACTCTCGGCGACAGATAAATCACACCTAATTACCTTTATTCTAGGAGTGTTAGGAGGGTTTATTGCTCTTTTAACGCCTTGTGTATGGCCAATGATCCCAATGACTGTAAGCTTCTTCCTTAAAAGAAGTAAGAGTCGTAAAGATGCTATTCGAGATGCTCTTACATATAGTGTTGGTATTGTTGTTATCTACGTTACTCTGGGATTGCTGATTACCGGTATCTTTGGAGCTAGTGCTCTGAATGACCTGGCGACCTCTGCGGTCTTTAACATCATATTCTTCCTGCTTTTAGTAGTATTTGCCATTAGCTTCTTCGGAGCATTTGAGATCGTGCTACCTCAAAGTTGGACCAATAAGATGGATTCAAAAGCAGAGAGTACAGGGGGGCTTTTGAGTATCTTCTTCATGGCCTTCACACTTGTGCTTGTCAGCTTTTCATGTACAGGTCCTATTATCGGAACTTTATTGGTGGAAGCCGGGACATCAGGTAGTCAATTAGGGCCAGCCATCGGTATGTTGGGATTTGCGTTAGCTCTTGCGCTACCATTTGGCTTATTTGCCATGTTCCCTAATGTCTTACAGAATTTACCTAAAAGCGGAGGGTGGCTCAATAGTGTAAAGGTGGTTCTTGGTTTCCTTGAATTAGCCCTTTCATTGAAGTTCCTTTCTGTTGCCGACTTGGCATACGGGTGGGGAATCTTAGACCGTGAAGTGTTTGTAAGCTTATGGATCATCATCTTCATCTTATTAGGTATGTATCTCCTAGGTAAGATTAGGATGCCACTTGATTCACCACTTCAGACTGTAGGGGTTACCCGCTTATTCCTATCTATTATTTCATTTGCCTTTGCTATATATATGATACCTGGGCTATGGGGTGCACCACTTAAGTCTATTAGTGCTTTTGCTCCACCTCTTTACACTCAGGACTTCAACCTATATGATGCTGAGGTGCATCCAAAGTTCCACGACTACGAAAGTGGTATGATGGCAGCTCGCAATGAAGGAAAGCCTGTATTGGTGGACTTCTCGGGTTATGGATGTGTCAACTGCCGTGAGATGGAGGCATCCGTATGGACTGATCCAAAGGTGAAGGATATCATAGACAACAAATTCATTTTGATTACAGTCATCGTCGATGATAAAACCAAGCTATCAGAAACTTTAGTAGTTACGGAAAATGGTAAGTCTCGTAAACTAAAGACAATCGGAGATAAATGGAGTTACTTCCAGAGAACTAAGTTCGGCTCTAACGCACAGCCATTCTACGTGATGCTTGATCCAAATGGATTGCCACTAGGGCCAAGCTATGGACATAATCTTAAAGTTCAGGATTATTTAGATTGGTTGAATGGTGGTCTTAATCAATTTGATAAAAATAAATGA
- a CDS encoding LUD domain-containing protein: MKEYNQSKAEIIASLKRNTKEVFPKPEINLTHDHYDDKVQAFFDTCNNSGGRAEMLLEGESINEAILRLFPDAKSIASNLPEIECATFNPDDAEKPADLNGTDLVVCKSVFGVCENGAVYYEQAFKHRAIYFISESILIIVDKNNLVDTMHEAYERMPAEHTCEFRGFIGGPSKTADIEQALVKGAHGPKECIMLIV; this comes from the coding sequence ATGAAAGAATATAATCAGAGCAAAGCTGAAATTATTGCTAGCCTTAAGAGAAATACCAAGGAGGTATTTCCAAAGCCTGAGATAAATCTCACACACGACCACTATGATGACAAAGTACAGGCATTCTTTGATACCTGTAATAATAGTGGTGGCCGTGCCGAAATGCTCCTCGAGGGAGAGTCTATTAATGAAGCTATCCTTCGTCTCTTCCCTGATGCCAAATCCATTGCATCTAACCTACCAGAGATAGAATGTGCCACATTCAATCCTGATGATGCCGAAAAGCCTGCGGATCTTAATGGCACAGACCTAGTCGTGTGCAAGAGTGTCTTTGGTGTTTGTGAAAATGGAGCAGTCTATTATGAGCAAGCCTTCAAACACCGTGCTATCTACTTCATATCAGAGTCAATCCTTATCATCGTGGATAAGAACAATTTGGTAGATACCATGCATGAGGCCTACGAAAGGATGCCTGCGGAGCACACTTGTGAATTCCGAGGATTCATTGGAGGTCCATCTAAGACTGCGGATATTGAGCAGGCTCTAGTAAAGGGAGCACACGGTCCCAAGGAGTGTATTATGTTGATTGTTTAA
- a CDS encoding L-lactate permease → MNALVALLPIVLLFVLMLGFKMAGHKSAFITLIVTILIAFFLPEIMGFAPEKYIQGMVWYSIIEGILKAVFPILIIILMAIFSYNVLLESKEIEVIKKQFTSLTDDKGVMVLLMVWGFGGLLEGMAGFGTAVAIPAAILISLGFKPGFSALVSLIANSVPTGFGAVGVPVITLANEASTTGVASQEMICDISSKVVLQLSPLLFILPFIILTLTDRSKSAIVKNIFLALWVGAISFAVQYLAAKNLGAETPAILGAIASIIGIIIWAKLFTKKEKKSVEATEKLSFSRAFKAWSVYLFILVFIILASPLVPAISGFLKTHLVSKVHLPIYSDGHYFAFGWLSNAGLMLFLGTIIGGMIQGLSFGKLMQILGRTVINLKNTVITILSLVTIASVMNYAGMINEIGSALVALTGQYYPIFAPLIGAIGTFVTGSDTSSNILFGKLQANVSGQLGYADTNWLVAANTTGATGGKIISPQSIAIATASCNMEGKDGEILKSALPYALFYIIVGGLMVYFGGI, encoded by the coding sequence ATGAATGCGTTAGTCGCTTTACTCCCTATCGTACTCCTATTCGTCTTGATGCTCGGCTTTAAGATGGCAGGACACAAAAGTGCTTTCATAACACTTATTGTAACCATTCTTATAGCCTTCTTCCTACCAGAAATCATGGGCTTTGCTCCTGAGAAGTACATTCAGGGCATGGTCTGGTATTCTATTATTGAAGGGATATTAAAAGCGGTATTCCCAATCTTAATCATTATTCTCATGGCGATATTCAGCTATAATGTATTGCTTGAGAGTAAGGAGATTGAGGTAATCAAAAAACAATTCACCTCGCTTACAGATGACAAAGGAGTGATGGTACTCCTTATGGTATGGGGCTTTGGTGGTTTACTAGAGGGGATGGCTGGTTTTGGAACAGCTGTAGCCATTCCTGCCGCGATACTGATCTCACTAGGCTTTAAGCCAGGGTTTTCAGCACTAGTATCTCTGATTGCCAATAGTGTTCCTACAGGATTTGGAGCAGTAGGTGTCCCTGTGATCACCCTTGCCAATGAGGCTTCGACCACAGGTGTAGCTAGCCAAGAGATGATCTGTGACATCAGTTCCAAGGTCGTCTTGCAGCTCTCTCCGCTTCTATTCATACTGCCTTTCATCATCCTGACACTAACAGATAGGTCTAAGTCAGCCATTGTTAAGAACATCTTCTTAGCCTTATGGGTGGGGGCAATCTCCTTTGCGGTACAATATCTAGCAGCAAAGAACTTAGGTGCTGAGACTCCAGCCATCTTAGGAGCAATAGCCTCTATCATAGGAATTATTATTTGGGCAAAACTCTTTACTAAGAAAGAAAAGAAGAGCGTGGAGGCTACTGAGAAGTTATCCTTCAGCAGAGCCTTCAAGGCATGGAGTGTCTACCTCTTTATTCTCGTCTTTATTATACTAGCAAGTCCTTTGGTTCCAGCTATCAGTGGATTCCTTAAAACTCATTTAGTCAGCAAAGTACACCTGCCGATCTATTCCGATGGACATTACTTCGCATTCGGATGGTTATCTAATGCTGGACTAATGCTCTTCTTAGGAACAATTATCGGTGGTATGATCCAAGGGCTCAGCTTTGGTAAGCTGATGCAAATACTTGGTCGCACAGTCATCAACCTCAAGAATACGGTGATCACTATTCTTAGCTTGGTGACCATTGCCAGTGTGATGAACTACGCAGGGATGATTAATGAGATTGGTAGTGCCCTCGTAGCCCTTACAGGACAGTATTACCCTATATTTGCTCCATTGATTGGTGCTATTGGTACTTTCGTTACAGGTAGTGATACCTCATCTAATATCCTATTTGGTAAACTACAAGCGAATGTATCTGGCCAGCTCGGCTATGCCGATACCAACTGGCTCGTAGCAGCGAACACTACAGGTGCTACTGGTGGTAAGATTATCTCTCCACAAAGTATCGCTATCGCTACAGCTTCATGTAATATGGAAGGTAAGGATGGTGAAATCCTCAAGTCTGCATTACCATACGCCCTATTCTACATTATCGTAGGTGGACTGATGGTTTACTTTGGAGGTATTTGA
- a CDS encoding GntR family transcriptional regulator, whose protein sequence is MIKDQSIFIQIAETIKDRILSGDYVADGRIPSVRDIAVEMEVNPNTVMKAFDVLQRGDLIYNKRGMGYFVAPDAFTTIKKARKKRLMDEVLPTILDEMELIGVSLDELVAAFEERKAKR, encoded by the coding sequence ATGATAAAAGACCAATCAATATTTATTCAGATTGCAGAGACGATTAAGGATCGTATCCTTTCAGGTGACTATGTCGCGGATGGGCGGATACCTTCTGTAAGAGATATCGCTGTGGAAATGGAAGTCAATCCGAATACAGTGATGAAGGCTTTTGATGTGCTTCAGCGTGGTGACTTAATATATAATAAGAGAGGGATGGGGTATTTCGTAGCTCCGGATGCATTCACTACGATTAAGAAGGCTCGGAAAAAGAGGCTGATGGATGAGGTACTCCCGACGATCTTAGATGAGATGGAGCTAATTGGCGTTAGTCTAGATGAGTTGGTGGCTGCGTTTGAAGAACGTAAAGCAAAAAGATAA
- the queF gene encoding preQ(1) synthase: protein MSKIKNPEETLTLLGGATNYPTTYAPEVLESFDNTHPDRDYWVTFNCPEFTSLCPITHQPDFAEIVISYIPDVKMVESKSLKLYLFSFRNHGAFHENCTNVILDDLVKLMNPRYIEVTGLFTARGGISIHPYVNWGQPGTRYEDLALQRLSAYKSR from the coding sequence ATGAGCAAAATTAAAAATCCTGAAGAGACCCTTACCTTACTAGGGGGAGCAACTAATTACCCAACGACTTATGCTCCAGAAGTATTGGAATCCTTTGATAATACTCATCCAGATAGAGATTACTGGGTGACATTTAATTGTCCTGAGTTTACCAGTCTCTGTCCTATCACTCATCAGCCAGACTTTGCTGAGATTGTCATCTCTTATATTCCCGATGTGAAGATGGTTGAGAGTAAGAGTCTCAAACTGTATCTATTCAGTTTTAGAAATCATGGGGCTTTTCATGAAAACTGTACTAATGTCATTCTTGATGATCTCGTGAAGCTGATGAATCCGAGATATATCGAAGTGACTGGACTCTTTACGGCTAGGGGTGGTATCTCTATTCATCCCTATGTCAATTGGGGGCAGCCGGGTACCAGGTATGAGGACCTGGCGTTGCAAAGGTTATCAGCGTATAAGTCTAGATAA
- a CDS encoding queuosine precursor transporter, with translation MKQKVSVPFMILGIIFVVCLITANLLETKLIKLGPIDVTAGLLVFPISYIINDCIAEVWGFKKTRLVIWCGFAMNFFVVLMGFIAVQIPAASFWDGAEHFNFVFNFAPRITLASLLAFLAGSFLNAYVMSKMKLMHGEKHFSLRAILSTIVGESADSLVFFPIAFWGIISNAELLKLMLVQVCLKTVYEIIILPVTKRLVKRLKSIEGSTYDENISYDFWNVTDIE, from the coding sequence ATGAAACAAAAAGTATCTGTGCCCTTCATGATTTTGGGCATAATCTTTGTGGTCTGTCTGATCACAGCCAATCTTCTTGAGACTAAGCTTATTAAGTTGGGTCCTATTGATGTCACAGCTGGCTTGCTCGTGTTTCCAATCTCTTATATCATCAATGACTGTATTGCTGAGGTGTGGGGATTTAAGAAAACGCGCTTGGTTATTTGGTGTGGCTTTGCGATGAATTTCTTTGTTGTCCTCATGGGGTTCATCGCGGTTCAGATCCCAGCTGCTAGCTTTTGGGATGGAGCGGAGCATTTTAATTTTGTTTTTAATTTTGCCCCGCGTATCACTCTTGCTAGCCTTCTCGCTTTTCTAGCTGGCTCATTTCTTAATGCTTATGTTATGAGTAAGATGAAGTTGATGCATGGTGAGAAGCACTTTTCACTTCGTGCAATTCTCTCCACAATTGTTGGGGAGAGTGCTGATTCGTTGGTCTTCTTTCCCATCGCCTTTTGGGGGATTATTAGTAATGCAGAGTTATTAAAGCTTATGCTGGTGCAGGTGTGCTTGAAGACCGTGTATGAGATTATCATCCTTCCGGTGACTAAAAGACTGGTGAAAAGGCTTAAATCTATAGAGGGGAGTACTTATGATGAGAATATTTCGTATGATTTTTGGAACGTTACAGATATTGAATAA